In Rariglobus hedericola, the following proteins share a genomic window:
- a CDS encoding MotA/TolQ/ExbB proton channel family protein: MKSLRSLRLIGLSTLACCFASIAFAQEAAPAGTVALAESKTLFDKIMLAGPTFMLILFLSSVFMVWLIIDGVIRTAKAKLVPPPVLAAVRQHLIDGDYESAAGVAIASDTALGNVAAAAFTKVGLGKDATDDAIFEETERVRGVFNSRISYLSVIGVITPMVGLTGTVFGMIQAFDTLGSSGVGDPSKLSEAIGHVLVCTGGGLVVAIPAFAFYYVMRNRISAGFRHLQVEINAIFHHLPYEHLQGLRLENDAFVPAPPRKQAALRPANS, translated from the coding sequence ATGAAATCACTCCGCTCCCTTCGCCTTATCGGTCTTTCCACCCTTGCGTGCTGCTTCGCCTCGATTGCGTTCGCCCAGGAGGCCGCACCCGCCGGCACCGTTGCTCTCGCCGAGTCCAAGACCCTTTTCGACAAGATCATGCTGGCCGGTCCGACGTTCATGCTGATCCTGTTTCTCTCTTCGGTCTTCATGGTGTGGCTCATTATCGACGGCGTGATCCGCACCGCCAAAGCCAAGCTCGTGCCACCTCCGGTCCTCGCCGCCGTCCGCCAGCACCTCATCGACGGCGACTATGAATCCGCCGCCGGCGTGGCCATCGCCAGCGACACCGCACTGGGCAACGTCGCCGCCGCCGCGTTTACCAAGGTCGGTCTCGGCAAAGACGCCACCGACGACGCCATCTTCGAGGAAACCGAACGCGTCCGCGGCGTCTTCAACTCCCGCATCAGCTACCTCTCCGTCATCGGTGTCATCACGCCGATGGTCGGCCTCACCGGCACCGTCTTCGGCATGATCCAAGCCTTCGACACGCTGGGCTCCTCCGGCGTGGGCGATCCGTCCAAACTCTCCGAGGCCATCGGCCACGTGCTCGTGTGCACCGGCGGCGGCCTCGTGGTCGCGATCCCCGCCTTCGCGTTCTACTACGTCATGCGTAATCGCATCTCCGCGGGCTTCCGCCATCTGCAAGTCGAGATCAACGCCATCTTCCACCACCTGCCTTACGAACACCTTCAGGGCCTGCGCTTGGAAAACGATGCGTTTGTCCCCGCGCCCCCGCGCAAACAGGCCGCTTTGCGTCCGGCCAACTCATAA
- a CDS encoding tetratricopeptide repeat protein, with protein sequence MKRLSLLLFTFVLLETAWTPLSHAQTFYFTDGRKVPLSDARIKGTNILVSIKIEGAGSAETTLPIATLDHIDWPAPAGIAAAAADLEAGKPAVALGKIEPLLREQEPLREVPGSWWNQGAVIKAIALARLGKEADADAVLDRMRRAKAPAGDLFRGELAIVTQLVNTGKTDEANARIAARQSTANDEDSRAALSIMKGLIAEKSGRTEDALLSYLRVPVFSPSSTALMPAALLGASRAYQKLGDTVRAAETLSTLKTRFPNSPENVEANR encoded by the coding sequence ATGAAGCGCCTAAGCCTCCTTCTCTTCACCTTCGTTTTGCTGGAGACCGCGTGGACACCTCTCTCGCACGCACAGACCTTCTATTTCACGGACGGCCGCAAGGTGCCTCTTTCCGATGCCCGCATCAAGGGGACCAACATTCTCGTCTCCATCAAAATCGAGGGGGCCGGCTCGGCTGAAACCACGCTGCCGATCGCCACGCTCGATCATATCGACTGGCCCGCCCCCGCCGGTATCGCCGCCGCCGCCGCCGATCTCGAAGCCGGAAAACCCGCCGTCGCCCTCGGAAAAATCGAGCCCCTCCTCCGCGAACAAGAACCGCTGCGCGAAGTCCCCGGTTCATGGTGGAACCAAGGCGCCGTGATCAAAGCCATTGCACTCGCCCGCCTCGGGAAAGAGGCCGATGCCGACGCCGTTCTCGACCGCATGCGTCGAGCCAAAGCGCCTGCTGGTGATCTTTTCCGCGGCGAACTCGCCATCGTCACCCAACTGGTCAACACCGGCAAAACCGACGAAGCCAACGCGCGGATCGCCGCCCGGCAAAGCACCGCAAACGACGAGGACAGCCGCGCCGCACTCTCGATCATGAAGGGCCTCATCGCCGAAAAATCCGGACGGACCGAGGACGCTCTTCTGTCTTATTTGCGGGTGCCCGTTTTCTCCCCGTCCTCCACCGCGCTCATGCCCGCCGCGCTGCTCGGCGCTTCCCGCGCGTATCAAAAACTTGGCGACACCGTGCGTGCCGCCGAAACCCTTTCCACCTTGAAAACGCGTTTTCCGAACTCACCTGAAAACGTCGAGGCCAACCGCTAA
- a CDS encoding ExbD/TolR family protein has protein sequence MAGGGSGDGEEPEFQIAPMIDVLLVLLIFFMSSITSQVARVDKSISLPVAPNASKQESARDQSIINVRWDAAKQLTTFVFEDVGYERLDTVVPILTERKKHSSNYRLVIRGDRLVPAEQISIAMSAAASAGIADITFAAAPR, from the coding sequence ATGGCCGGAGGAGGATCAGGAGACGGCGAAGAGCCGGAATTCCAAATAGCGCCGATGATCGATGTGCTGCTCGTGCTGCTCATCTTTTTCATGAGTTCCATCACCTCGCAGGTCGCCCGCGTGGACAAATCCATCAGCCTGCCCGTCGCGCCCAACGCCTCGAAACAGGAAAGCGCCCGCGACCAGTCGATCATCAACGTGCGCTGGGACGCCGCCAAACAGCTCACCACGTTTGTCTTCGAGGATGTCGGTTACGAGCGGCTCGATACCGTCGTGCCCATTCTCACCGAACGCAAAAAGCATTCGTCGAACTACCGTCTCGTCATTCGTGGCGACCGTCTTGTTCCGGCCGAGCAGATCTCCATCGCAATGTCGGCCGCAGCCTCCGCCGGCATCGCCGATATCACCTTCGCCGCCGCCCCTCGCTGA
- a CDS encoding biopolymer transporter ExbD, giving the protein MSHRKRRSTEASPDLGFQIAPMIDVVFVVLVFFMSLTAAIKIEAELNTKLPGGIASATSVDLPDEQTIGIEANGQVLLNDAPFDTPGDAALPNLSNTLKRLKENADNAKTKLLITISSDAKAPYYRTIDVLNALAAASVDNVTFTVDDGF; this is encoded by the coding sequence ATGAGCCATCGCAAGAGACGTTCCACCGAAGCCAGCCCTGACCTGGGCTTCCAAATCGCCCCCATGATCGACGTGGTGTTCGTCGTGCTCGTTTTCTTCATGTCGCTCACCGCCGCCATCAAGATCGAGGCGGAGCTCAACACCAAACTCCCCGGCGGCATCGCCTCCGCCACCTCCGTCGATCTCCCCGATGAACAGACCATCGGCATCGAGGCCAACGGCCAGGTTCTCCTCAACGACGCCCCGTTCGACACCCCCGGCGACGCCGCGCTGCCCAACCTTTCCAACACGCTCAAACGCCTCAAGGAAAACGCCGACAACGCCAAGACCAAGTTATTGATCACCATCTCGAGTGATGCGAAGGCGCCTTACTACCGCACGATCGATGTGCTCAACGCCCTCGCCGCCGCCTCCGTGGACAACGTCACCTTCACCGTCGACGACGGCTTCTGA